In Vicia villosa cultivar HV-30 ecotype Madison, WI unplaced genomic scaffold, Vvil1.0 ctg.000393F_1_1, whole genome shotgun sequence, a single genomic region encodes these proteins:
- the LOC131627669 gene encoding uncharacterized protein LOC131627669 — MKKMYTSLLDQAEDIDWKGLVMGNQARPRAKIILWLACHGRLATKDRLIKFSMISDTKCEFCLENETLQHMFFECSETRSIWNEIMRWLHIENQEMGWMQVKEWSIKLCKSRN; from the coding sequence ATGAAGAAAATGTATACTAGTCTGTTGGATCAAGCTGAAGATATTGATTGGAAAGGGCTGGTTATGGGGAACCAGGCTAGACCCCGAGCAAAGATTATCTTGTGGCTAGCATGTCATGGTAGACTTGCTACAAAAGATAGATTGATTAAGTTTAGCATGATTAGTGATACTAAATGTGAATTCTGTCTGGAAAATGAAACACTGCAACATATGTTTTTTGAATGCAGCGAAACTAGAAGCATTTGGAATGAGATCATGAGATGGCTGCACATTGAGAATCAGGAGATGGGATGGATGCAAGTGAAGGAATGGTCGATAAAACTGTGCAAGAGTAGGAACTGA